A window of Hyperolius riggenbachi isolate aHypRig1 chromosome 1, aHypRig1.pri, whole genome shotgun sequence contains these coding sequences:
- the LOC137522381 gene encoding kelch-like protein 10: protein MERKPSAMFCSVMNQLRLEGEFCDVVISVDGVEFSAHKNILCGCSPYFRALFKSSWDKREKNCYKIPGIDVDMMQQIIEYAYTRVVSITPDNAERLFIAADQFNVLGIIRLCTEFLIGQLCEENCLGLYKFTDHYCCPDLRQKAHKYILHNFKDIVCASEEFLELSPKELRDIIGSDELNVKDEETVFEAIIKWIAHNPTERQQCISELLPQVRLALMPIEYFMNNVKSHNYVQNNDGCKNIIIEALKVIYDLNVNVDFTQHDFSNPFKRPRLPFSVLFATGGWSGGSPTNAIECYDSRAKRWKNVTYDDESPRAYHGAAYLKGYLYLIGGFDSIDYFSSVKRFDPVKKIWQSAAPMHYRRCYVSVTVLDDHIYAMGGFDGHVRLNTAERYDPETNQWNMITPMNEQRSDASATALHNKVYICGGFNGNDCLFTAEVFNPVTGQWTLIARMGTRRSGVGVIAYKDKVYAIGGFDGSNRLRSGEAYSPATDTWRPILAMNTTRSNFGIEVVDDLLFVAGGFNGFNTTSNVEYYDEEKDEWQDAQEMEIHRSALSCCIIPGLSNIRDYVADRNSASILEALSSSSDDDMQM, encoded by the exons GGCCTTGTTTAAGAGCAGCTGGGACAAGAGAGAGAAGAACTGTTATAAAATCCCTGGCATTGATGTGGACATGATGCAGCAGATAATTGAATATGCCTACACTAGAGTTGTATCCATAACTCCTGACAATGCAGAAAGACTCTTCATCGCAGCGGATCAGTTTAATGTTCTGGGTATAATCCGTCTGTGCACTGAGTTCCTCATCGGCCAGTTGTGTGAGGAGAACTGTCTTGGACTCTACAAGTTCACAGACCATTACTGCTGCCCAGATCTGCGTCAAAAGGCCCACAAATACATTCTTCACAACTTCAAAGACATTGTGTGCGCCTCTGAGGAGTTTCTGGAGTTGTCCCCAAAGGAGCTCCGTGATATAATTGGCAGCGATGAGCTTAACGTCAAGGATGAAGAGACCGTCTTTGAAGCCATCATAAAATGGATTGCGCACAACCCAACAGAGCGCCAGCAGTGTATCTCAGAGCTGCTTCCACAG GTTCGACTTGCTTTGATGCCTATTGAGTATTTTATGAACAACGTAAAGTCCCACAACTATGTACAGAACAACGATGGATGCAAGAATATCATTATTGAGGCTCTGAAAGTGATATATGATCTGAACGTGAATGTTGATTTCACGCAACATGATTTCAGCAATCCATTCAAAAGGCCACGTCTTCCCTTCTCTGTTCTTTTTGCTACTGGTGGATGGAGCGGTGGAAGCCCCACAAATGCCATAGAGTGCTATGACTCTAGAGCTAAACGCTGGAAAAATGTGACCTATGATGATGAAAGTCCCAGAGCCTATCATGGAGCTGCATATTTAAAAGGTTACCTGTACCTGATTGGTGGGTTTGACAGCATTGACTACTTCAGCAGCGTGAAGCGATTTGACCCGGTCAAGAAAATATGGCAGTCTGCAGCCCCAATGCACTATAGAAGGTGCTATGTCAGCGTTACTGTCCTGGATGACCACATTTATGCAATGGGGGGCTTTGACGGCCATGTTCGCCTTAACACCGCTGAACGGTACGATCCAGAGACCAACCAGTGGAATATGATTACGCCAATGAACGAACAAAGGAGTGATGCAAGTGCCACTGCATTGCATAATAAG GTTTACATATGTGGCGGATTCAATGGCAATGATTGCCTGTTCACTGCAGAGGTCTTCAATCCCGTCACAGGCCAATGGACACTGATTGCACGCATGGGCACCAGACGCAGCGGTGTTGGAGTAATCGCCTATAAAGACAAAGTCTATGCG ATCGGTGGCTTTGATGGTAGCAACAGGCTGCGCAGTGGAGAGGCATACAGCCCAGCCACTGATACATGGAGACCAATATTAGCCATGAACACTACACGCAGCAACTTTGGCATTGAGGTGGTGGATGATCTCCTTTTTGTTGCTGGGGGATTTAATGGCTTCAACACCACCTCCAATGTGGAGTATTATGATGAGGAGAAGGATGAGTGGCAGGACGCACAGGAGATGGAGATCCACCGCAGCGCCCTCAGCTGCTGTATTATTCCAGGACTTTCCAACATTCGGGACTATGTGGCTGACCGTAACAGCGCATCCATACTGGAAGCCCTTTCATCTTCATCTGATGATGATATGCAAATGTAA